A single genomic interval of Rhea pennata isolate bPtePen1 chromosome 5, bPtePen1.pri, whole genome shotgun sequence harbors:
- the ARHGAP11A gene encoding rho GTPase-activating protein 11A gives MAEQRRSLVRLAVLQELRAAYGIKVKSGSCRGAAGKQPGAAAAEVRAGKIFGISFHALPQSLVPEYGSIPSFLVDACEYLEEYIHTEGLFRKSGSLVRLKALKSKLDQGENCLSAALPCDVAGLLKQFFRELPEPILPTHLQEGLFKAQQLGKEKKTATVLLSCLMTDRTIEALRYFFNFLRTVSLRSNENRMDSSNLAVIFAPNLLHSSENEKMTANTEKKIRLQAAVVQTLIDHATEIGQVPEFILEKIPAMLGVDALESTPSLRGHEDSECESPGECKRRRQRSVGDFVSGALNKLKSNRTPSTTPQQDRSVLSSVTPVVLTPSTKRKLPADCSQGLSSKKRRSFKHSFAFELLPSSIFNSSSTPASVQFDASPCMSLESSQNSVSPLTGGENHLSSTGNRRNKRHTSKKLYRAESGKTGCFSPKISRKEMVRRSLRLKFGLGKNNRDINIVSGCAVGNRSENIGRRLAGQELESRAECAKRDVLFSPYINEKISKKGSKNVSKSEENLLTPKCHDKVVYRMSWNSPTVTDSQEISSNEGYLPGHLEARVGSSESVFVAGKPPVAPDEFRSTTVNKQDNSLNLLLCEEESNLTIETLLKVKKAFSASGSNLHNVINDAKSSLDVTEETLNETMCPTGLSPEKESPEKEKLSEASGSLENAESRQLFHQFNQSYAVDKEKLKKDEIKVLEKRNFQSSIEIELQVQKPDKKNVIELTVPQVMAREDKLTFQNSSLKDDLSKLDSFEKKEEIKLTNPETAENCMVKYCNLEEDTAKPSDTEQLPISQLPKLGNDLSNQYLKAVNSDKILTKTATVSDHGKVSDHIQWFNKLSLNDPSSASKTKPPLKFQRTPVRQSVRRMNSLLEANRRPVSCQLVQASDVNSPLVKSLSYDSALSYCTEKSSKNSTALSLKSESTHDEVSTSHKQLDLTSKSCCRWLNPLEKSDVSVRTAGIYKQKVTVNPSKSVLEDLTNHETVKSGLKVNAGVNIPGGVPEKCAITKNPLGKEKIRYRGSPKNPISKVKLLPTTKPVDL, from the exons aTGGCCGAGCAGAGGCGAAGCCTGGTGCGGCTGGcggtgctgcaggagctgcggGCCGCCTACGGGATCAAGGTGAAGAGCGGGAGCTGCCGAGgggcagcagggaagcagcctgGCGCGGCGGCCGCAGAGGTAAGGGCG ggTAAAATCTTTGGAATATCTTTTCATGCATTACCACAGTCACTTGTGCCAGAATATGGAAGTATTCCAAG CTTTCTGGTTGATGCTTGTGAATATTTAGAAGAATATATTCATACTGAAGGACTCTTCAGGAAGTCTGGATCTCTTGTTCGCTTAAAAGCATTAAAG AGTAAACTGGATCAAGGTGAAAACTGCCTCTCAGCTGCATTGCCATGTGATGTTGCAGGGCTTCTTAAACAGTTCTTTAGAGAGCTACCAGAACCCATTCTTCCAACTCATCTGCAGGAAGGTCTTTTCAAAGCTCAGCAGctaggaaaggagaagaaaactgcTACTGTGCTGCTTTCCTGTTTGATGACTGACAGAACAATTGAGGCTTTGCGATACTTTTTCAACTTTCTAAGAACTGTATCCCTAAG atccaATGAAAACAGAATGGATAGCAGTAATCTGGCAGTGATATTTGCTCCAAACCTCTTGCActcaagtgaaaatgaaaagatgacagcaaatacagaaaaaaaaattcgCTTGCAAGCTGCCGTTGTGCAAACGCTTATTGATCATGCAACAGAAATTG GGCAAGTACCAGAATTTATCTTGGAAAAGATTCCTGCAATGTTAGGTGTTGATGCCCTTGAATCTACTCCTTCACTGAGGGGCCACGAAGACAGTGAATGTGAATCTCCTGGTGAATGTAAAAGGAGGAGACAACGAAGTGTTGGCG attttgttaGTGGAGCATTGAATAAACTTAAATCTAACAGAACACCCTCCACTACACCTCAGCAAGACAGAAGTG TCCTTTCGTCAGTGACTCCAGTAGTTCTTACTCCAAGTACTAAACGTAAACTTCCAGCTGATTGCTCTCAGGGCTTGTCTAGCAAGAAAAGACGATCTTTTAAGCATAGTTTTGCTTTTGAGTTGTTACCAAGTAGCATTTTTAACAGCAGCTCAACACCAGCATCAG TTCAGTTTGATGCAAGTCCTTGCATGTCTCTGGAGTCATCTCAAAACTCAGTATCTCCTTTAACTGGTGGTGAAAATCATTTGTCCAGTACAgggaacagaagaaataaaagacataCAAGTAAAAAGTTATACAG GGCTGAATCAGGAAAAACAGgttgtttttctccaaagatTAGCCGGAAAGAAATGGTTCGTAGATCGTTGCGCCTGAAGTTTGGTTTGGGGAAGAACAACAGAGACATA AATATTGTATCAGGATGTGCAGTTGGTAATAGATCTGAAAATATTGGAAGGCGTCTTGCAGGCCAAGAAttggaaagcagagctgaatGTGCAAAAAGAGATGTACTCTTCAGCCCATATATCAAtgaaaaaatctctaaaaaag gctCAAAGAACGTGAGCAAGTCGGAAGAAAACCTGTTAACTCCAAAGTGTCACGATAAAGTAGTTTATCGAATGTCATGGAATAGTCCTACTGTTACAGATTCTCAGGAGATCAGCAGTAATGAGGGATATCTTCCAGGACACCTTGAAGCTAGAGTTGGTTCTTCAGAATCTGTTTTTGTAGCTGGAAAACCACCTGTTGCTCCAGATGAATTCAGATCCACAACTGTAAATAAACAAGACAACAGCTTAAACCTTTTGCTATGTGAGGAAGAAAGTAATTTAACTATAGAAACATTACTGAAAGTTAAGAAAGCCTTTTCTGCATCTGGAAGTAATCTTCACAATGTGATAAATGATGCAAAGTCTTCCTTAGATGTTACAGAAGAAACATTAAATGAAACCATGTGTCCCACAGGGCTCAGTCCAGAGAAAGAAAgtccagagaaagaaaagttatcTGAAGCTTCTGGAAGTCTAGAAAATGCAGAATCCAGACAGCTGTTCCACCAATTTAATCAGTCTTATGCTGttgataaagaaaaattaaaaaaagatgaaattaaagttttggagaaaagaaacttccaGAGTTCTATTGAGATTGAACTTCAGGTCCAGaaaccagacaaaaaaaatgtaatagaaCTTACTGTGCCTCAAGTAATGGCGAGGGAAGACAAATTGACTTTTCAGAATAGTTCATTAAAAGATGACTTAAGCAAATTAGATTCCTttgagaaaaaagaggaaataaagttAACAAACcctgaaacagctgaaaactgtatggtaaaatactgtaatttggAAGAAGATACTGCTAAACCTTCTGACACAGAACAGCTTCCCATTTCACAGCTACCTAAATTAGGAAATGACCTAAGCAATCAGTACTTGAAAGCTGTAAATTCTGATAAAATTTTAACTAAAACAGCAACTGTTTCTGATCATGGAAAGGTTTCCGACCACATACAGTGGTTCAACAAGCTTTCATTGAACGATCCAAGTTCTGCAAGCAAAACTAAACCGCCTCTTAAGTTTCAGCGTACTCCTGTTCGACAGTCGGTAAGAAGAATGAATTCCTTACTGGAGGCCAACAGACGACCTGTAAGCTGTCAACTAGTCCAAGCTAGTGATGTTAATTCACCACTTGTTAAATCTTTGAGTTATGATTCTGCACTATCCTACTGCACAGAGAAATCCTCAAAGAATTCCACAGCTTTGTCATTGAAGAGTGAAAGTACACATGACGAAGTTTCTACATCTCATAAACAGTTAGACTTAACATCCAAATCATGTTGCAGATGGTTAAATCCGTTAGAGAAGTCTGATGTTTCTGTAAGAACTGCTGGAATCTACAAACAGAAAGTGACTGTTAATCCATCAAAGTCTGTTTTAGAAGACCTAACCAATCATGAAACAGTGAAATCTGGTTTAAAAGTAAATGCAGGTGTAAATATTCCAGGTGGTGTGCCAGAAAAATGTGCCATCACAAAAAATcctcttggaaaagaaaagattcgTTACAGAGGCTCTCCAAAGAATCCAATATCTAAGGTGAAACTCCTACCAACTACAAAACCAGTAGATTTAT